The genomic stretch TTTGCTGCCAGAGCTGGATTCCGTCCAGACACCTACTCTTGCCCACTAAGGGCACTTCTGGGAGACTATACAgtttattcatttagcaaacaCCTCTCTGCATGAACCCCAAGCTGGCACTTGTAGGGATACAGCCCCAGGCCCCTGGCCCTTGAGGAGCCCTTGAACTTGGGGGAGAGTCAAGGGAAGGCAGTTGGGCCAGAAGAATGGACAGCGGTTGAGAGAAGacgactttttttttgagaaaggatctcactccgttgcccaggctgcagtgcattggCGCTATCattgctcactacagcctggatctcctgggttcagggaatcctcccacctcaccttcaaGTACTTGAGACTATAGGTGGTTGCTACCAtgtccccaggctggtctcaaactcctggccccaagggatcctccctcctcagcctcccaaaatgctggaattacaggcatgagccacacctcACTCAGCCcttggaggagaggaaaggattTTTAAAGGGCGGATAGGGGAACACCAGGCAGAGAGGAGGGTGTGGCTGAAATGTAAGATGGTGTGTGTAGAGGGTTTTGCATGCCTGATGGAAGGGCTGAGCAGGTTTTACCTGGGGAAATGGGGAGCCAAGGATAGTGTGTGAGTAGGGGAGGGGTTCAGATCTGAGTATCagaaaatttttcttcctttttttttttttttttggttctaacAACAGAGGAGAATTCTTCTAGGGCCCAAAATGGGGGCAAGATTGCCAAAGACAAGCTTGCAATCCATGAGTTTACAGATTGAGAAAGCCCAGAGTGGCGCAGGCACCACCCCAAGGACACGCAGCGAGCTTGAACTCAGGCCTCCTCGGCTTCCTGCCAAGAGGCGGAGACTTGGCTGCAGCCAGGACAAGCTGCCAGCCAGCTGTGTGCCATCTGCCCAGCTCCCGCTGGGGGTGGGAAGACCAACCAGCCGCTTCCTGCAGCTGCCACCAGCTGCGCCCGGCCACCGCGGGGCACCCTCTGCCGGTCAATAGGAGAGAGAACTACAGCTCAGCTCCCAGCTGACCGCGGGAGATAATGCCTTGTGCGCACGCGCTTGCTCAGAAGGCGCCGTTCGCCGGCTACCTGTTGGTTTGTACGAAGAGCAACCCTGTGCCCCGCGGATATAGACTGGCGCGCCTCTGTTGCGCAGGCGCAGAACTACAACTTCAGGGTTTTCCCCAACGGCATGTTTTTGCACGTTAGGAGAAACTACATTTCCCATAATCCTTTGTTCCAGGGCCGGAGCGCCTCTGGGCTCCGGAATCGCCTGCAGCCGGTACTGCGGGACCCACTGCGGATATGGCTGTCTTGGCTGGATCCCTGTTGGGCCCCACGAGTAGGTCGGCAGCGTTGCTGGGTGGCAGGTAAGTCCTCAGGGGGACCCTTCCCCAAATCAGGGAATAAGGGCGGCTTCGGAGGCTGGCGCCACTCTTCACTGCCCGCGTGACCTGCCAGTGCCTTGCGCATTTTGCAGCCAGGCTCTGTCTCCGGGagccgaggctcagagaggttgagcgCCGAGGTCACCCAGCGCCCCGTCTGACCTTTCTCGCCGTCCCTCTACCCACGCAGGTGGCTCCAGCCCCGGGCCTGGCTGGGGTTCCCAGACGCCTGGGGCCTCCCCACCCCGCAGCAGGCCCGGGGCAAGGCTCGCGGGAATGAGTATCAGCCGAGCAACATCAAACGCAAGAACAAGCACGGCTGGGTCCGGCGCCTGAGCACGCCGGCCGGCGTGCAGGTCATCCTTCGCCGAATGCTCAAGGGCCGCAAGTCGCTGAGCCATTGAGGATCGCGACGCAGTCGGCGGGACCCCCATGGAAGCATCGCCCTCGCCTCGGACCTTGCCTGGCGCTATTTTTGCAGGGAGCTGGGGAGCAGGAACGCCTCGGACCTGAGTGCTCTCCATATTGTGGGGTTGAAGTCTGGATGGGAGCTTGCCACGTCCCTTTTTAGGCTTTTTAATTAGGAAGCATTTCGAACCTGCGCAACAGACCAAAGAACAGTACAACGAACATCCGTGTACCCAGTACACAGCCCTGACTACCGACTACCTACAACCCGTCCCTGCCCCATCCTGAGTTCTTTTGAAGCTGATCTCAGGCATCGGATTATttcttctgtaaatatttcagaatgtatCTCTCCAAGAGGAGAGCTCATTAAAAGATAATTACAAAGCTTATCACATCCAAAAGAATTatcaataattttgaaatattattaaacGTGTAATAAATGTTCAAAGTTCCACTTGCCTTATATGtgtcataacttttttttttgagacagagtttcccttttgttgcccaggttggagtgcaatgggggGATCTCGGCTCATTAAAACCTCCGCCTtgcgggttcaagcgaatctcctgcctcaccctcccgagtagctgggattacaggcatgtgccaccacgcccggctaattttgtatttttagtagagaggggtttctccatgttggtcaggctggtcttgaactcccgacctcaggtgatcggcctgcctcagcctctcaagtgctgggattacaggcgtgagccactgagcctggcctaatttttgtgtttttagtagagacggggtttcagcatgtggaccaggctggtctcaaactcctgacctcaggtgatgatccactcgcctcagcctcccaaagtgctgggattacaggtgtgagccaccatgcccgccttttttttttttttttttttgaaacggagtttcattcttgttgcccaggcaggctggagtgcaatggtgcaatcttggctcattgcaaccttcgcctcctgggttcaagctattctcgtgcctcagcctcccgagtagctgggattacaggcacgcgccaccacgcccggctaattttgtatttttagtagagatggggtttctccatgttggtcaggctggtctcgagctcccgacctcaggtgatccgccctcctctgcctcccaaagtgctgggattacaggcatgaaccactgcgctctgtcccccaggctggagtgcagtggcacgatctcggctcactgcaaactccctctcctgggttcaagcaatctcctgcctcagcctcccgaatagctgggattataagcgcccaccaccacacctggttaatttttgtatttttagtagagacggggtttcaaccatgttggccaggctggtctcgaactcctgacctcaggtgatctgcctgcctcggcctcccaaagtgctgggattacaggtgtgagccatcatgcccagcctgtgtCATAAATTTTATAGGTCTGGGAAGACTGGTGGAAAACTGTGTCTGTGTGCGGGGgggtgtttgtttttgaaacagggtctcactctgtcacccaggctggagtgcagttgtcgGATccctgcttactgcaacctctgcctcctgggttcaagcaattctggtgcctcagcctcccaagtagctgggattacaggtgcgtgccaccacgcccagctaatttatgtatttttagtagaggggagtttcaccatgttggccaggctggtctcgaactccagccCATAAGGAGTTTGAATCTTCCACTTGTCCCTTGGGGATGTTTGATTTTGAGCAAGAATTTAACACTGTGAGGTGCATTTGTCACCTATAAAACGCAGTGCTGGTTTCTCCTCTGCTCTGTTGCTGTTGGAGTAATAATACTTAGTAGCTTCCACTTAGCAACTTCACTGTGCAATTGCTGTGTGCTGGGTGCCCATTCTTTGCCCTGGAAGTCAGGAAGGCAGTTTGGACACAGAGGTGTCAGGGCTGGGAGGGGGATTGTGAGGGCTGTAGGACCTCAGGGAAAGTACCTGACTTGCCTTTTTGAAGAATGCAGTCAGGGAAGTCTTGGAGGAAATGGCAAGGTCTGGGAGAGCCCAGACATAGAAGGAATTGGTTAGAGGTGAGGACACAGGTGGGCAATGAAGACCGCAGGTGCCCATAAATGGGGTCAAGGAGGTGGGATTGAATACTAGGGAGTTACGGGAGGTGTTTGAGCAAGACGGTCTCGAGGAGGAGCTAGGGAGTGTTATGGTTCTTATCTTCTAGGgctgctttaaaaatgtaataaacacAAGAAGATGCCGGCACGATggctcccagaactttgggaagccaaatctggaggattgcttgaggccagaagttcgagaccagcttgggaaacatagcgagacccctgtgtctttttttttttttttcttttgagagggagtttagctcttgttgcccagactggactgtaGTGGCTTAATCTCGGCTGACTGAcacctccgccttctggttttaagcgattctcctgcctcagcctcttgagtagctgggatgacaggcgcccgccaccacgcccggctaatttttgtattttagtagagatggggtttcaccatgttggccaggctggtctcaaattcctgacctcgtgatccgcccgcctcggcttcccaaagtgctgggattgctgggattacaggcgtgagccaccgtgccccgcctttttttttttttttttttttttgagacagagtctccctctgtccgccaggctggagtgcagtggcgcgatctcagctcactgcaagatccgcctcacTCATGGTTCACGCCGTTGTCCTGCttcggcctccggagtagctgggactacaggcgtccgccaccacgtccggctaattttttgtatttttagtagagacgtggtttcaccgtgttagccaggacggtctcgatctcccgacctcgtgatccgcccgcgtcggcctcccaaagtgctgggattacaggcgtgagccactgcgcccggccggcttttttttttttttttttttgagactgattttcgctcttgttgcccaggctggagtgcaatggcacgatctcggctcactgcaacctccgtctcccgggttcaagtgattctccagcctcagcctccctactagctggaattacaggcgcagagatgggggtttcaccatgctggccaggctggtctcgaactgctgacctcaggcgatctacccgcctcggcctcccaaagtgctaagattacaggagtgagccaccgcacccagccgagccGCGCATCttaaaaacacacagacacacaaaagctCTAGAGAGCCTCGCGGAGCTGTAAACTACAGCTCCCAAGAGACTTCGCGGCCGAGGCCTCCGCCCACTTCCGGATCTCACTTTCATGGCTTCCAAGTACCGGGCGGTGCTTTGCTTCTTCAACCGAACTTGACCACAATGGGAGGAGGCGTGGCAACCAATGGGCGCATGAGTTAGCTGGATGCGGCCAATGGAAGCGTGCAAAGCTCTCATCTGTGGGGTGGGGCTAGACTGCACACCAATGACAGGGAGGTGGTGGCGCCATCAGTGTGGGCTGTGCCGTGGCTGGAAGTTACTGTGAGGCGGCGGCTAAGAAGGCGGCTCTGGTGGCGGcggtggaggctgaggcggcggcCGAGGCGGCGACGGAGGAAACAGAAGATGGTGAGGATGGCCTCCAGGCCCCCACTCCCCCTCTGCTAGACAAAATGGCGCCGTGGTCCCACCCACCTCTAGTATACCCCTAGGCCCCTCTCCGTTCTGCCCGGTCCCCTCAGTTCCGGCCCGCCCCTCCCACTCACCTGTGACCTTCGACCCCCGGACCCTACCGAGAGCTTCCTGCTGATCCCAGTGCCACTCCTTCTCCGACCCCTGACCCCATCCAGGATACCAAGCCCTGACAACTCATTCATTTCCGGGTTGCGGCTCCCCCCGGAAATCgtctggggtggggatggggtccCGTAAGACCCCCCTGGTCTGGCCTCGTTCTCAGCACGCCGGACCTGGATCTCTTCAGTTCAGGAGAATTTGGGAGGCCGGCCTGGGCcccggggcgggggagggggcttGGCACCGCGATATGCAGGGCTTTGTCGCCAAAGGAAGTGCGACATCGCCGATTGTCCCGGTCCCCCGGGCCCTGACCCCACCTCCACCATTCTGGGCCCTTACCCGCCTCTAAGAATGAAAAACTTTTATCTCCGATCCGCATGGATTGTCCCTGTGAAATGAGGGTAGCAGTAGTCTGAACCTCTTAGGGTGGTGACAATTTAGATAACTGACGTCGTAAAGGACTCAGGATAGTGAATGCTCAACAGATGAGCTGGGTGACTCGAGGCCAGTGACGTTCTCTTCTAGCTGTCCCCTCATTATGAAGTGTGGATCGTCCCCACCTGGCTGTTGGAAGGTTGAAATTCCTTCAGGGTTCCTCAGTCATTCTGGAATTTGGGTCTGGTGGTTCTTCGGGGTTCAGTCTCCCCACCTGAAAAGTGGGATGGTGACCCACCCTCAGAGTGGAACTAAagcctctccccaacccccattAGTTGGCATCCTGAGGGCTGGGAAGGGTGATGGGAAGCTTGGTCAAGATACCTCGAGTCTGCTTTGTCCCCTGACCCAGAGTCCCAGCCCACAATCCACAGTCCTTGGGATGTGGTGGGGATGAAAGGAAGACTCCCTTTCAGGAAGGAAATGGGAAGGTGGGTTCCTAGTGTGTGGGTCCCCAAGCCTGGGTGATGTCCTTGATACCTTGGTACAGTCTCATCCCTACAGCCAATCATAAGTGGATTAGATTGTCTCTGCCTTCTGAACACACCTGAATTCATCCATGGCTTCACGCCCTGTTGCAGGTACTGCCACTTCCCACCTGCATACCTGTCCCAGCTTCTTCCCTGGTCTCCTAGCCTTGCTCTCACCCCTTTGGCAGTTCATAATTCACCTGAACcagaaggaactttttttttggagtcagggTCACACTCTggcgcccagactggagtgcagtgtgtgatcacagctcactgcagtctccacttcccaggctcaagagatccccacaccaggctcatttttgtactttttggagagatggggattccctatgttgcccaggctggtctcaaactcttgggctcaagtgatcctgcctcagcctcccaaagtgctggtattacaggtgtgaggcactgcatgGGGCCTGagaaggaggtttttttttttttcttttgagatggagtcttgctctgtcacccaggctggagtgcagtggcatgatctgggctcactgcaacctccgcctcttgggttcaagccattctcctgcctcagcctcccaagtaggtgggactacaggcacccaccatcatgcccggctaatttttgtatttttagtagagacagggtttcaccatattggccaggctggtcttgaactcctgaccttgtgatccacccgcttcggcctcccaaagtgctgggagtacaggtgtgagccactgcgcccggccagaaggaGCTTTTAAAGATCTGCATCAAATGATACCACTTTCTAGCCTATAAAAAGCTCCAGGAACCCTGGCAgctcccctcctcaccctgagGCCCCTGGCCACCTCTATGACCTTATCTCCACTCTCTTCTCCACTGTCTGTGAGCTTCAGCCACCCTGGCCTTGTTTTCACTTCCTCACACTCCAGGTTCCTGCTACCCCAGGGCCTTTACACCTGCTGCTCTTTCTGCTCGGAACACTCTTCCTCCTGTGATCGAGGCCATTCCTGACTTTGGGGGGCCCCCAGTTCTCTACTATTAGTGCACTGCTTCTCTTTCTCATCTCTTTGTTGGGTCTCTGGCAGGCTACCTGCAGTGGGACTGGCGCACAGGTGTCCAGTGCGTGTCTGCTGAGGCACCTGTGAGGGCCCAGCCATGGCTGGCATTTGTCTGGGATGaggcctcccccaccccctgccccccatgTCTCGAGGCCTTGTTTTCCAGCTTAGCATGACAGGAAGGCTGCACGTACCCTGCCTTCATTCATTTGTCCAACGCAGACATGTTGATCCTAAAGGCTGCCCCCGAGGGAGCTCCGTGCAAAGCATTCCCCTTGTTGTCTTATGACTCAGAGTAACCCTGGGAGGTGGCCCTGTTGGAATGCGTCTCTTCACAGGGaggcccagaggctgggaagtccctcGTCCCAGGTCACACAACCAGGGACGGGCTGAGCCAGGATTGAGAGCAGAATGCCCGGGGTACCTGCACCTCTCGCCACTCAGCCACCGGGCCCCGTGTGAGCCCAGCCAGGGTTCATTCAGCCCTGTCCTGTCCTCTGCCCTTGGGGAGGTACCAGTCCAGCCAGGGAGGTGGACATGTAAACAGATGACCTTGCCGGTGTGTGAGGGAGGCTCTGGGAGAGGCTCCCGAAGTGTCAGGGGAACAAAGGGGCCAGGGAGGGGGTTGGAGCTGGTGGGGAGGTTAGCAGGTATTCGCCACATGGAGGCATGAGGGGCATTCCTAGAGGGTGTGTGTGGcagagggtgtgtgtgttgggagtcCAGCAGGGGCAAGCTGGGCCAGGGCTGCGAAGGGGGACAGGGACCCCTCCTCACCCTTCAGGTCTCAGTGCCTGCATCCCTGCGTCTGGGCAGCCCTCCTTTATCCCCTAAATGGGCCAGAGCTCTGCCTTGCACCTCACACTGCGCCCTTGAGGCACCCTGTCCTGCAGCCGCTTCCTGTGCACTGTGCAGCTCTTTGCCCCACACCATCCCAAGGCCAGGCGCGTGGCCATGGTGGCTCAGTCCAGTGCCCTGGTGCCTGCTAGGGCCCCAGAAGaccttgctgaatgaatgaagctgGCCCCAGAGCCGGGTGCTGAGCTGAGGCTGGCGTCctagggtgggaggggaggcaggTTTGAGGGACTTTGAACAGGTCCTGGGGCAGTAGGTCATCCAGATGTGACGGCTGCCTCCCGGGTGGGAGGGGGAGGCCCACCCAGCCACATTCCGGCTTCCCGAGAGGGACCAGCAGAGGAGGGGCCAGATGTCATAGAATTGGGGACACTGCTGTTCCTGCCTGTCCCAGAGGGTGGTGGGAAATTGTCTGAATAGCAGCTTCTCCCAGGGCAGCTCTCTTGGGCCTCAGGCATCAGGGGATGGCCTTCCCTTCCAGCTCTGTAGCCTGCAGGGGCTCTGGCCCTTGCTTTTCAGGCGTGTGATGAAGAGAAGGAGCTTGGCTTCCGAGGTGGGGTACATGTGGGTTCAAATCAGCCCCCTGGTTTTCTGACTGAGACTGGGTGACCTCTCTGCCTCGGTGTCCTTGTCTTTGATAGGGAGACACTACCTCCTGCCCCATTGGGTCAGGAGATCATACATAGTGAGCTCAGGAGGGCCCCGTTCAGGTCAAGCCATGTGGAGAGACTCGCAGACAGTCCCACCACTGGCCCGCTCCAGACCTCACTCACAGGGTTGGAttgaaaatggcttttttttttttttttttttgagacagagtctggttccgtctcccaggctggagtgtagtagcacaatcatggctcactgcaacctctgcctcccgagttcaagcgattctccagcctcagcctcccgagtagctgggatcataggcgcgcaccaccatgcccggctaatttttatatttttagtagagatgaggttttgccatgttggccaggctggtctcaaactcctgaccgcagatgatccgcccgcctcggcctcccaaagtgctgggattacaggcatgagcccactgTGGTATGACTTTTAACCAGTGGCCTGTTCTcttgcagcctcaatttccccaccTCTCACCTAGTTAGGGGGCTGTCATGAGGATCCCGTGGGGGATGTGCACATAGCCTGGCTTGGTTACTTTTCTGTGGTCCCGGCAGTGTATCCAGCAGCCAGCTCCAGGGTGTGTTCTGGAAAACTTGAACTACAAAGAATAGTGGGAAGA from Pan paniscus chromosome 20, NHGRI_mPanPan1-v2.0_pri, whole genome shotgun sequence encodes the following:
- the MRPL34 gene encoding large ribosomal subunit protein bL34m, whose translation is MAVLAGSLLGPTSRSAALLGGRWLQPRAWLGFPDAWGLPTPQQARGKARGNEYQPSNIKRKNKHGWVRRLSTPAGVQVILRRMLKGRKSLSH